A single genomic interval of Agromyces cerinus harbors:
- a CDS encoding sensor histidine kinase yields MTEAPISPGYPASVVGGELRLPKPPGVIRQFWARHPWLTDSLITALYFVPTFFGSIAMLFVPTPPPAWIAVAQLAAIAVAAAAILLFRRRRPWLLVIIAWLVCLVVYPFGSTDVLPLLLALYALAVYGSTRSAWIGFGGSVVVATASSYIAVWAHADDTVAPFGANAPASASQFTVLLLIATLIGVTVGNRRRYLNALIARAHDLARERDQQAQLATALERSRIAREMHDIVSHSITVMVTLADGSAATVGRDPERAAEAMQHVADTGRAALVDMRRMLGVLAEPDEASGGSEELAPQPGTAALPVLVERFRAAGLPVQLTTVGPPIVDSNLQLTVYRIVQEGLTNALRYAATAHRVDVTVAHVDDVVRVDVVDDAVVASTSELTSGGKGLVGMRERVALYGGTLEAGPGAQRGWRLHAELRAEESTPRSDAATTNSEESE; encoded by the coding sequence CTACCCGGCTTCGGTAGTCGGGGGAGAACTTCGTCTGCCGAAGCCACCCGGGGTGATCCGGCAGTTCTGGGCGCGGCATCCGTGGCTCACGGACTCGCTGATCACGGCGCTGTACTTCGTACCGACGTTCTTCGGGTCCATCGCGATGCTGTTCGTCCCTACCCCACCACCCGCGTGGATCGCCGTCGCGCAGCTCGCCGCCATCGCCGTGGCGGCCGCTGCGATCCTGCTCTTCCGCCGCAGGCGGCCCTGGCTCCTCGTCATCATCGCCTGGCTCGTCTGCCTCGTCGTCTATCCCTTCGGGTCGACCGATGTGCTCCCCCTGCTGCTCGCCCTCTACGCCCTCGCGGTCTACGGTTCGACACGCTCGGCCTGGATCGGGTTCGGGGGCTCGGTGGTCGTCGCGACGGCCTCCTCGTACATCGCCGTCTGGGCCCACGCCGACGACACGGTCGCGCCGTTCGGGGCCAACGCGCCGGCATCCGCGTCGCAGTTCACGGTGCTGCTGCTGATCGCGACCCTCATCGGCGTGACCGTCGGCAACCGGCGCCGCTACCTGAACGCCCTCATCGCCCGTGCACACGACCTCGCCCGGGAGCGCGACCAGCAGGCGCAGCTCGCGACGGCTCTCGAGCGCTCCCGAATCGCCCGCGAGATGCACGACATCGTCTCGCACAGCATCACCGTCATGGTGACGCTCGCCGACGGCTCGGCGGCGACGGTCGGCCGCGACCCGGAGCGCGCCGCCGAAGCGATGCAGCACGTGGCCGACACCGGTCGCGCCGCGCTCGTCGACATGCGACGCATGCTCGGCGTCCTCGCCGAACCCGACGAAGCATCGGGCGGCTCTGAGGAACTCGCCCCGCAACCGGGCACGGCGGCCCTGCCGGTGCTCGTGGAGCGATTCCGCGCCGCCGGGCTGCCGGTGCAACTGACGACCGTTGGGCCGCCGATCGTCGACTCGAACCTGCAGTTGACCGTGTACCGCATCGTGCAGGAGGGTCTGACCAATGCGCTGCGGTACGCCGCGACGGCCCACCGGGTCGACGTGACCGTCGCGCACGTCGATGACGTGGTGCGGGTCGACGTGGTCGACGATGCTGTCGTCGCGTCGACCTCCGAGCTCACGAGCGGCGGCAAGGGCCTCGTCGGCATGCGCGAACGGGTCGCGTTGTACGGCGGCACCCTCGAAGCCGGGCCAGGCGCCCAGCGGGGCTGGCGGTTGCATGCCGAGCTC